GTTCATTCAACCAATGAGTTACATTTTCATAAACGAGGCAATCTACTAACAAACAAGTTGTTGGAACAAGAGTATCAAGAACCTCGATTACAATCATCTGTAcgcaagttctatggtcgatacaggcacgtagcatcggaaattcaaacttttccaaaatcttcaaaatcctaatccggggggggggggggggggggggctggcgttgtttataacttcaattttgCTCCTCATTTctgtattttcatatcaattttttacatactctcaaaaaaagggggggggggggggttgagacGGTTGAcaatttgttattgtcattttttcaaaatacgaGGTGCTTGATCCTAACTAAGATGCAATCGATTTGCTATACGCCATGATGAAAATGTCACGTTATTATGCCTTCAATTACATAAGTAGAATACTTTACACAACAACGACAATAAACACACACAGAGTTTGTTGTCAAACATCAATGCTAGGATTACATACGAttagaaataagaaataagaataaaaaacaagTCGATatcagttttatttgaaataacttGATCGATAATAGAATACTGGTAAATATACAGACAGAACTAACTTGATAAAAGGAGCCCTGATAACAGGTTTCTCTACATCTGTCGCGGTAATTTTATAAGGTTGTTATCAAACAACTATTCTAATATCATAACAAGTATtttggtttttgtatttttgagaTAAGTGAAAAAAGAATACTAAAGTGATACCAAAGTAGGCCTATATAATGGCATGGACTCTTTGTTGAAAATGAAGTGTCAAAAGCTCCTTTCTGTGACATCATATTTGTTTAAGTGTTATAAGAGTATTGAGTTTTTTATGTGAGTAGATACCGGTaaggtaaatatattttcaaagatgTTATATTAGGTATGAGAATGAATATTAAAAGCTTGTTCAGCAGCATCAGTATCATCTAACCTTgtaattatcattaaaattttgtgtTGATATAATAACTGATTAAAAGATAATCAGTCTAAATGAGAGCCATAGAAATTATCTTGTTGAAATACAGTACCTGCCGAAccgaggtacatgtacattattgataggtcacaatgaaaatgaaagtttaatttaccatttaaacaataaaatgctttctttggtgattcattcgggatatgaaggtagtgacattgcagaaaaaatacataactcgCGTTAGCgggtattgtaaattttttctgcaatgatcactaccttcataactcaaatgaatcatcaaagaaagcattttattgtttatattaacatctttctttaagctaatcgataaattgattaggaaaagtaagtaaaattcactaaattactgttgatgTACGTAAGTGAGtaagctaaaagaaacagccaaatagtctcctgtgagactttgagtctgacatcgtcatgattatttcgtgcagtccgtaatttttcctaggtcgctataggtttggaccaatcgataaacagggcgtgtcgatatctgtcctgtcattttcttgtcagtttcagccgctgttgatttcgaccaatcgataaatgggacgtgtagatttcagtctggctgtttctatagagctatgaattaactataagtttccgtaagaaataaagggaataatacttggaagatgtaaatatatgacagtaaatgtgtttaaaaaacaaaattacccGATGTTATATTCATTCTGCTTCtacacaaaacattttattttttcaaaagctCATAACTCAAGAATATCTgcatgaatatgtacatatgaatcgtaaaacatgtatgagtgtCAAGTATTAAAAAAGTTCTTTATGGGGACAGGATACCGGTTCTGTAAACTAATCGTAAACAGGTCATATCATTCAGCTGTTTTCTGTTTGTGTCCCCTAGTCTCTAAATATAAGCCATTATACCACGTGATTTATAATACACTGTTTTATGTAGGGTCTTACTTTTTACAAAATAAGAATACACAAGCGGATTTAGCaaccaccccccaccccccaccccccccccccctccttcatTTCCAGTGCTTGAAATGTTATggaaaatgtgttttaattggGGCATTTGTAACATTTGTTTCTAAAAGCCTACTTGTTTAGATTATTGCACAATATGCGAAACTAGTTGATTTTACATATTCTCTCTCAGTGTTACCTGTGTATTTAAAGAAGCATAATGAATGAATTTGATCACATGCTTACACTTATAAAAGTTAAATCTGTCATTGCTCAAATATTGTTAATTAGCAAATTCAATGGCACTACAACAAGAAATAACCGAAATTTATTTACGCTGCAAATTgccatattttcatatattagaGAAAAGGCAACTATTTTTTACTCGATGATCCTTTTTAAAGCCTTTCTtctaaagtcttcataataaaGACTCGTGCGGTAACGGGacattcaattttaaagtttttatagaAAGTCCAATTACTCTTTATAACCCAAAACTCAGCATTCATGGGCCTCGCCCCGAAAACACATTCAATCAGGGATATACTCATGACCTACTGGGAGCCCAATTCATCCTGCCTCTTTAAATAATTTCCCTTTGGAAATTATTGCATCTGCTCCTGAGAGGAATGTCACGTCTTGCTTTTTGTCCTTAATAACGTGATCTGAATTCACTATAAATTTGGGgaaatttaactttaatttgaacACTCGCTTGCTGTGATGAACTAAATTTAACTCGCTGATGTAATTTCTTATTGGTGTCAGCTCTACTGACGTTGTTATATGTTGAACACAATCTGTCGTGGCTGCAAtccaaataagaaaaatgatgataaaatatgaatacaagTTTATTGAATGGAGCGTCGCATGGAAGTGCTATAAACAACAGTCACCAGTTACAAAAGTTTAAGTTCATTTacgtataatattttaaaactctgGTGACCGTAACAGAGGTATAAACAagatgtaataaaaatataacctctgtattattaattaacaatatgaaaaataatacaatccaatgtaaacaatataaaGAATATAAACAAAGACTTAACgtcgaggaaattcgaactaaaaCTTGACAACGCGTATGTGAATTAGAACCAAAAGCGATTACAAAGATCTTAAACGATGAATGATTTGAAAGCCTTTACGGTataattttatctaatttaactGTCAATATTTACTGAGAACTTACAATTTGATCTAAACATGATTCCCGTATTTTGTTTCCCGAACTAACTTTAAATTACCTCCTTTTACTAAAGAGTCACTTTAACTTAGAAATGGCGCTAAATTCAAATTCTAATTTACCACGCATCAATGCAACAAACAAAAGTATTCCATTTACTTGTCTATTCTATGactatcaaaaataaaactatttactaaaaaaatacatgtgttaacggCAAAACTTAGACGGATGAAAAAGCAATTATTCTGTCTCCTAGCCGATAGgttaataatgaattatttcataaacgacaaagctcaaatttagaaacttattcctttaaaatcataacttatttaaataccaaaattaaaaaataaacgtttaagcaaattattaatttcttaaaatcaaacttttatGAACTTTGaaacaatagaaaataaaatagagAGCAACATACCTGCAAtccaaataagaaaaatgatgataaaatatgaatacaagTTTATTGAATGGAGCGTCGCATGGAAGTGACCGAGTTAGGCCAAATTTCCAGCGACGTCCCCACGCGCTTGGATTGCAGGTCATTGACCAATCAAAATTCAGTATTAGATGATCGGAAATATCAAAAGTGTGAAAATTTaccattttaagaaaaaacctATTAGTGATAAATCACGTGACCCGTACAGTTTATCCGTTTAATTGACATAACTCAGCGCAGCTGTACATAGCCGTGGGTCatttgcaaaaagaaaaaaagtacaataaaaatgaaacttgaTTACGTAATTGATTAAGCCTATTTCGGACTAGGCCGGATATCAAAGACTGATAAGTAAACTATTTACACACAATACAATGGATGGTCCATTAAGTGGACATGCTAGGGATTACTCAATTTACACCTTcttacattttgtaaaaaaaactatttaccaAATAAACAACACAATGTCCAGAGGAATTGCTGTCATGTGTTTGAACATTTGAcatttgaatgaataaaagaGAAATTGACAATGAACTGTTAAAATTCAGTAAACAAGTTAtctaattctttaaatattgcatattcGTTCATGTagtgaaaagttaaaaatataaagataatgataCAATTTCTAATGAATCTTTTCCGTTAAATCTATCTGTCCTTccacaaattcatttaaaaattaaatttgttgttatgaCTATTTTCCTCCCTACTTCAATTACTTTCGACctcgaaagctcaaatttagaaaaaaaaattgagggtGTAACCTTTGAGgacaaaaatcatgaaataaaatatatacagatGCTACAAAAGGAGACcaacaacaaaatatcaaaattgaacATGAAAGGTATGAACATATCATTGATGAATATCCACTATAATAGAGGATATATCTTTtgaaacaataaatcaattatgtagGTGGAGAAATTTGtccacaaaacaaaaaaaattgattatacaaaaaaatatatatatatataaaaatacaacaatGGATGTCTTGTGAttccaatgaaataaaaaaaataaacctgaTCAATTGTAGAGACAGCTGATTCCgaatatcaaaaattcatttcataaaatatacagattgtttgaaaaattttgttgataaatactCTTAGGATGTGTGCTGCCATaagtgaaattgaaaaattcttAACTCAGAGATGGAAAACATAATTTTGATGGACCAAGACAACATATGCACAAAATAGtcataacaacaaatttaatttttaaatgaatttgtggAAGGACAGGAACCATAAAAATTTGCCCGGCTTATCTAACTGCGgtaattatttaaagaatatgaCTAATCTTTCTGCATTTACAACAAATAGAAGATGTTAGATGTTGATTTGTGAAACAATACAACCAATATgagttgtttaaaatgatttttattattagtaCAGaaaattactgtagattccttaattTACGCGATTCATTTCTTTTGCAttaaatcgcgagaatataaaatcgctatttcaattttttatcttttttccatttaatTTACATCAGTCCGAAAAAAGAAGCAAGATTTTTAAGTCCACGAGACTTAATTCTGGCGCTTTAACGcggatataaattttttaattaatttcgaatctacagtATGTTGAGATACCTATTCAGGATGTCCAATTATCACTAAATTGAAAGTCATTGGGTACATGcatggtttatttttaattgaatattaGTTATTGTATCGTAATATTGTTCGAAACACCCATTGTTGGTGAGCAATAGATATACAGAGAGAGCATTCGTCCATGCATCTCTCAAATTCGATGTTTGCAAATGGGAATTAAACTATGACTGTGCACTAAACACTTTGCTCAGTCATGCACATGCATCTTAAACAAGAAACAAAGTAAATTCTTTTCAGAAATGTAACAACATGGTATAGGTTAGGTTAGAGTAGTTTATTACTTTCCTTATATATCATGAAATTCTGTACATAGGCTTTTGTCCATTAGAAAACAAATCCTTGTTCAGTCATGGTTTCGCAACCTATTGAGAGAtagtaaataattatataaatagggaaatcaatatacatgtaacatgcatCTCTAGGGATATCAACGTTTTATCTAACAAAAAGGATTATGTTCAAGAGATAGTTAATGATTTAAGACTGTCTTTTCGGTGTTCGAACCATAATACCGTCATAATTGATATGAAtaatcttttttcaattttttacagcTTAAAGGGagattataaataaaacaaaataatttttgacatcCTATATTAAATCATGGAAAAATATCATTGAATAACACcgatatcattactaaatttgacatcattttgaaaaagagATAAACAGCTTTTCTTAATGTCACTCTTGAGGATACAGtattaaagatataattaattattcacACATGAACAAAATTCCGAGATTTATTATGTGCTTATTTCCTTTATAAGTCATAAAAACTGAAAACTATTCTTTATAATGTTGATACTtaagtaaggcatttctaatagtcCAATCAAATATCAACTTCtagttataagcgagatacaaaaattgcaattctttgcaatgtaaacaaagctcagatcatgtttttgtttgcatTTCAAAAGTCTAGCTTTATCCCAAAACTCAATTTCACAAACTCAAATGAATGAACGCTGCATTTATGTTCCAAACGAATacgtttaagaaaaaaaattagtttgaacaaaaaaactttttccTTTGTATTTAAGCAatgaaggcaaaaaaaaaacaaaaaacaaaaaaatgcaaGAGCCTAATTTACATTATAAAGAGTTTTGAGTCTATATATCGCTTACAACTCTACGACTGTCACACACAAGGTTgctcatttgaaatatattactATGGTATTGTATAcactaaaaatagaaaaatgaaatttgatcaaaatcgtgaccatgatggggttttttaaagtacatgtagatcttAGCATATTGAAACACACTAACGATGGAAgtccctctgataagagagataactgctgtaGAAAATATTCTCACTTTGTTCctgttaactcacaattattaAGACATATTGTAACAAGGAGGCGGTGATGGGTCCCATTTTATGCTGGAAGGcgacatttatttcaattcaaataaaGAAGAGGAAATTGGAACAGAACGAAATGGACCCTAGCTTTTAGCAAGGggcaaaaagttaaaaaaaaacttttaccaaaaatatacaaaactaaTCATATTGATCAAATATTGATGAAGTAATATCTTAACCCCTCCCCCTTCTCCCATCCCATCAAGCATGTTTTCAAATATAACTATGTTGTATGTACAGTACATGAACATTACGtgtttgatgttttaggccAGAGAATCTTTAGatggaacattttttttcctctAAATAGCTCgttcacaaaaataaataaattataattggGAAAACCGTGACTTAGGCAATTGCAAACTCTAGACTTAGTCAtcatcatttgaaatttaacatttgaaatgtctaaaattcaaaaaaggtTTTCTATAcgacgtttttaaaaaaaaatatatggtaaaATCAATAACAGGAATATTACACCCtaagtattatttttcaatagaTCGATGCAATGGAAAATGTACGTAATATATGTTCAGAATGTGTGCTTTATATTAGATAGATAATCAAACAAATACCATAGTTTGCTGATTTCtcataaaatatttctggaTTCAGGTTGAGGTCTATTAAAGCAGCGTCTATGGCAGGCCTTTGGTCTGAAGGGTTCTTGGATCGAGTGACAACAAGATATGTGTCCATTAGGTTTGATTCCTGGTGCATTATGACAAAACCGTTTGCGGAATCATCGTCAATATACAACATTTTCTGTGTCCCAAGTACGTCTGCAAATGATCAAACAGAAATTTAGTGAAATcaattcaaaaatcatttaaaaagtaaCAGAAACTGGCATTTAAGTTGATACAAAATTCATATAGTTCCTGAAAATTCTATACATCTCTTATTTTGTATGAATTATTTAATCCTGTTTCACCGTTAGTTGACCTTCGGATGACCTCGAATTCCACCGTCATCTCTGGTGAAGAGTCCGATCTGATAGGTTGAAACATAAGACTTGTCGTCCGACATTCTTGGAGGTCTCTATAAATAAGGCATtgtataaaaattgttaaatcaaGTTATTGTGTGAGCCACTTTTTGGAAGTCTTGGTAGTCTACAAATTGACAATTAGATCTTCCTTTCATTCTAACGATGATTTATTTAGATATTAacaattattacaaaaatctGTATAGATtgaaaagggcatggtcacatTTTTTgtcgaaaaatatttttccgattttaaagTTCACAATGCTTccgtaaggcatttttaataggcaatcaaaatttgtcatttgttgagttacaaGTAAGTTACAGAgattacaattctttgctatgtaaaaaattgcttttgtttaaattttgaatgttgaagtgaagtTTCCAGTTtttgacctaaaatgaatgttttaaacgcaaggaactgtttatttatactTACAATGAAAAAGATGATATAGACAAAACAGCTTGAAAAAGACCGTTTACTGTAATATCGAACCcctgtaaacaaaaacaggacacgagccttgtttacatgataaaGAATTGAGAGCATTAACTATCTTGCTTACAACTCTGCAAGtgactcttaaatttcatttgacgATTAGAAACGCATTCCTAAAACAGGaagataataaaaacagaaatatagaATTTGAGCAAAAATGTGACCATGACCTATTTACATTATAACGTTTCCTTTATCTAAATACATGACAACCTCTAatcttatttattctaaaaatgaCCATAAAACCCTCTTTATTTCAAACACAGTAAAATGTACAATCATCACATACGGAAAGTATCGATAAAGGGTATTCAGAAGTTTCCCATCGCTCTCCACCTCGAAATCACCAAACGTGTTGTCTCTAACTGTTGAGCTGCGATTGTCCATGAACAGATACCATCGACCCAACAGCTACAACAGATGACATGTATTTATCATGGGTACTGAGCATTATTTGTACATGTGGGGAAAGTAGGCGGGTTTGTTTTGGTACGGGTGATTGGTTTTTACAATGATTGGCTATTTATATAGTAACAAGTACGCATGAGTGGAGATGTTATATAAGGGCGTGTATTTGGTAAATGAGCCATTCGAAGGCTCAGATTCTTAACTTAGTTCACGTATTAGAGATATTCCCACCCACCCAACCCTTGTTATGATATGTTATTTGTAATAATCGATTTGCTATCAGTATTAAAGTTATAATTTATCTTTTGTAGTTTGATGATTGTACATATGGATGGAGTTAAACGAGAGATTGATTGATCGAGTTGATTTACTGTGATTGGATTTGATAAGAAACAGAAAAAGAGAATTTATGTAATGTGGTTGAATAAAATCTGAGCGCTTCGCCTCCTATCCTATAATAATGTGTTGTTTTATATGGTAAATGATTTATGTTCGTTTGAGTGTAACGAACTAAGAACATAATTGGAAGTATTGATAgtgaaagaaaatgttatagGAAAATCATCGgccttttttatcaaaacactCACTGGTACCGTTGAAGCATTTAATGACTTAATGACAATTAAACGGAACAAACAAATTCTACACATTCAATGTTTATGGTGAATCGGGTTTATGTTTGCCATTTACATTATatgttatttaatatttttacatcgtTCATATTTTCGTGCATAAATAATACTAGCTGGGAAGGCAATTTCGTCGATTGTCTAGATAACACTAGATTGCCTATTGGCTAGATCTGTTGTTATTCATATCGAGAAATTGTAGAACTCAAATTGACGTAGATCTATAACCTGCACGAAACATTTACACGACAAAAATAAGCGTTCGTCAAACCAAATATCGACAAAGCCTAAATGATCTTCATAGTAAAAGGTATGCAAAAATTTAATCtaattaaaacttaattacATGATTATCATAAATAACGCTAAATGAAACCAATCATATTATTAGAACAAATTATTGATCCCTATACAAGAGACAACGATAAAAGCAAAACAACTCCAGCTAACTCAATAATAATAAGAACGAAGGAAgatatgatttaaaatcaaaGCAGGGCATCTGTGGTTTAACAATCTTAGCAAAGCAGCCTTCAAATAATCATATGAGAGCAAACAATCAAATTATAATACAAAACTCATGGGAATCAGTTGATTCAATTTGATCTTATTTGGCAACTGTAGCTCATTAGAATCACAGGTGTTAACATATCATAGTTACcataattgaattaaatatcaatatcaGAGCAgttgatacaatttttaaatcataaaaacagTTCATCGAATCAGCTGAAGGTGGATGAATGGtcaaatcaaaacaaaggaaaaaatacaGGTGATTATATGAGACTATCAATATTCATTTTGTATTGTTGCATATCTGTGAAGATAAGATACCTTGTTGTGATCCAAACCGGTAAGTTTCCCATTGTTTCTCTCAAGCGATTTATCAATGTAGCAAAACACGAGGAAAACGAACATTAACGTTGGCACACCCATGGCTAATGTATTCAATGTGGTATAAATTGTTTCGGCACTTTATATACACTTTGCTTTTGGCCCCAATTACATCTGATTTTACCTTATATGCCTATATTGTACTAAATTGTCGTGATTATGgtacttaaagctgacatgaattcataaaagcatttggtcgccatattagtttcaaTCGCCCCTCTACTGCCagtggggtatatataccggttgagaaagttacggtcggttgctttccgatcgaggcattcacgttgcacggacttctaaatgcatgaactacacattgtacatgtagtaaaatgtattaataaagaataaagaaaaaaaaatcaatgaaatacaaaatatatgtattctttgaaaggatgttCAAGGTATctatattattttgcacagacagtgctgctttacttcgcatgcacatcgaacacgtgtgtcgttcatacagagtgcataacgtctgcatcttcttgaaaaccctggcgacactacatccaacacagtagctaaataatagtaaatccaagaaagtaacaacgtttctatccgttcctacaaaaactccccgtttataaaatccatgcgataattgacattgctcgatctgccacagtgtgtagtttgcgcatgtgcgatgttataacatacacaggaaaacggtctacaattatcgaggaatttcggaagtatctgcgcctgtatttcagtctgtcttgtttcgtcgtttattggatatatcttgccacTGAAGTGTTTGTCATATTATTtctgttcaaaacgcgtttttacaagtcttttcgtccatggtaacgtgttcgggtgtatgaaattcctgaatgcggtgaagcatgacgagggctctcggccttatatagggggtgtgaagcgatgagcagaacaatagaaatcgacaactaatatggcggtagtcggagataaaagggaagtaatgcgtatttatgaattcatgtcagctttaaggacgttgtttactcagggtttgagttcttaaattcggattgttattaagtttaatgtcatgagtaaaactgttctaaacacaaaaaagaattaatgaaatgaattattattgacataacatttgatatttcttctttgttatggAATTAGACTCAAACAAAATTTGGCtattagcaaaacagaggaaattcggacgacatttttcagattttatttttcactgaaatatttctGGCAGTGCTATAATATCAAAAGTTCAGATTTTACTTGttatgattcgaaattatgaaagaaaagtgagacagtGACAGAGGAAATCAAACAACCACGATGTTATTGCTATCAAAAAGccaaataatttttagaaatcaatGTAATCAATCTATCCCCCCAAGAAAAGCAAATATTAAACATTGTCAGATAAGAAATAAGGCAAGCAATTTAAATAATGAcctattcaatcattttttgtgtgaaaattcTATTTGTGATATGTGTGGTTATGTATCTGAAAAtgcttatcattatttttttgtctgtCCACATTATGATGCACAGAGGCAAGTTTTTATACAATCAATAAGTAATTTACATTTAGATATCCCCATCTCTCTGGACTTATTGTTATATGGGGACAGTAGTTTGCCGTATAACGAAAATGTTGCTATATTTAAGATtgtacatgattatatattagctaccaaaagatttaagttttaatgcattattcacAGTGTCACTCAAACAGCTGAACTGCTAGCTTTCTAcaactatttttcattttgtacataaataATACCCGGTACCAAGCATCTTGATTCCACttatttttcctttatttttctcTATTATATTCCATTGTTACATTGTACCATCAATGTTTGTCAAATTGACTGTTAAAGGAGAGGGTTCAAATAGGCAGATTGCCTGCTGCCCGATCctattatgtaatattgtttaaaataaaataatccccccaagaaaaacaaatttccctCGGGCGATGCCCGCTGGAAGtaaatgatttttctttgagaaataaatcttcatttttccctcaccatcatgcaataaatttaTATTGTTGAATTGTGGTCTGAAGAGatgcttatacagggtatatatactagtggcaaagcatggcatattactgataagtcgtgcaatgatagtaaagCGTTGCAAGATAACATGAGATAatttgagcaacagtctcatggtcgcacaATACGCGCTTAAACAACTGCGATTCATCTTACGACCTTTAAAATCGTGCATCACTATTGCGAGTTCAACGTATGAGAGAGCTTGCgcgaatctaaaaaaaatccgatcgcaaagtgttgtaaagtgctcgtgcgccaattgcaAAAGGGGCTTTAAGGACTACAGGCAGTATTgtcgcggctatgttaaggctgtccgaagctaaatatatatcgaaaaatgatactattttaataATCGAAAAACACTTTAACCGAGCGAgtttgtttaaacttttattacataaattaacagtgaCATCCATCACTATAttaatttgatgtatttttgtgacgtcatatatttctcttaagcacgtgacgggtgtattttaacacggtaaataatctataaaaatcgcatcggcgcaagtgaatcaaaaatatttttatgaaaaatccttcgattagttatgtattttgcagttctggctgggggttcatataaatatttcgtttatttgaaatattgtcaaaacatttcgcaccgccatcgaaaataggcacatttttaccttttaggctcgatttacacaaaatcgggtcaatcggtaggtttcccccagcaagattcacattggtaccTATTTTTtctcccgatttcacgtaaaatataaaaagattgtttttatctttcacttgcgcCAAGCCGTTTTTATATGCATAatcaccattcattagattacacgtagcagggggagtctcaaaaccattagtgtacgaagctttaaaactgttgatctTTTTATACTCCATATCGGTTATTTAGTATTatgaatttagtatcactagtatttgtaacagtgtctatgtaaaggaatgaagcggttttattatgcacaGTGAATATCACTTACTAGtattacgttacgatacattccctaagaacgatcgaaagAAATGAAGATCGTGACctcaaagttaactatgacgtcatatcttatgaagtacagataagtgactttctacataccgctgtgaaattaatcagGCAGCCTTTAccccaggcacgtagcatcagggggggggggcaaggggggcctgccccccccccccccccccccccggattaggattttgaagattttggaaaagttaaaatttccccccttttttttttgcttgtcaagattctttggatgagtctgcccccccccccccccactttcaaaaacgatgctacgtgcctgtaccCTTTCTatcctatttaaaaaatatggtataT
This portion of the Magallana gigas chromosome 7, xbMagGiga1.1, whole genome shotgun sequence genome encodes:
- the LOC105334186 gene encoding uncharacterized protein isoform X1; translated protein: MDNRSSTVRDNTFGDFEVESDGKLLNTLYRYFPDLQECRTTSLMFQPIRSDSSPEMTVEFEVIRRSTNDVLGTQKMLYIDDDSANGFVIMHQESNLMDTYLVVTRSKNPSDQRPAIDAALIDLNLNPEIFYEKSANYGCETMTEQGFVF
- the LOC105334186 gene encoding uncharacterized protein isoform X2; translation: MDNRSSTVRDNTFGDFEVESDGKLLNTLYRYFPDLQECRTTSLMFQPIRSDSSPEMTVEFEVIRRSTNDVLGTQKMLYIDDDSANGFVIMHQESNLMDTYLVVTRSKNPSDQRPAIDAALIDLNLNPEIFYEKSANYGCETMTEQGFDL